The DNA segment CGGCATCCCGGGCGTGGATAACCAGGGGTAACTGGTATTCTACTGCCATTTCCAGAAAGGTCTCAAAGAGTTTTACCTGTTTATCCTTATCTTCTGAGTTATCCAGGTCATTGAAGTCCAGTCCGGTTTCTCCCAGGGCTATAGCCTGATCTATGTGGGATTCAATTTCTGCCAAAGCCTGTTTAACTGCTGAAAAGTCAGCACGGGCAGCATTATCCGGGTGAAACCCCAGGGTAGGATATATGAATTTTTCATATTCTGTAGCCAGTTGCAGGGTTCGGCGGTTTCCTCCCAGAGAGGCTCCAGAATTTACAATGGCCGTGAGTTTCTCCTGGGCCCTGCTGATAACTTCCTGGCGGTTTTTATTGTAAGCTTTAAAATCAACATGGCAGTGGCTGTCGATCATTTTCCTCCACCGGTTAGTGTGATTGATAAATTTTAGTGGTTACTAGCACCGTTCTCCGGTCTCTACACTTGTGTCATTATTTTTGGATTAGAAGGTGATCTAATACACGTAATCTGTATTCAGGTTCCGTAACGCCG comes from the Methanobacterium formicicum genome and includes:
- a CDS encoding TatD family hydrolase, which produces MIDSHCHVDFKAYNKNRQEVISRAQEKLTAIVNSGASLGGNRRTLQLATEYEKFIYPTLGFHPDNAARADFSAVKQALAEIESHIDQAIALGETGLDFNDLDNSEDKDKQVKLFETFLEMAVEYQLPLVIHARDAEEKSLEMVKKYPSLPQVIFHCYGGDLQTAQKIVEEGYFISISTIVCFSEHHQELAAKLPLSHLITETDSPYLSPFKGQRNEPAFVEETVKTIAQVKSIPVEKVARVTENNARDIFGL